From Chryseobacterium gallinarum, one genomic window encodes:
- a CDS encoding YeiH family protein produces the protein MKNLAPDTTIRKIIFIVLAGVCLTPFITSPIALALGFGLAVFMGNPFEKYLHQYIHLLLQVSIVGLGFGLKLDEALHAGKTGLMLTVVSILTVMILGYLLGRLFKLERPLSYLLSAGTAICGGSAIAAVSPIIKPDTKQISLALAIVFTLNSIALFIYPAIGHLLNLSQEQFGLWCAVGIHDTSSVVGAASKYGNEALKIATTVKLARALWIIPVSLITMFIFKNKDSKIKIPWFIGYFILAILLNTYFPFFDRFSTGITALAKSGLNLTLFFIGSTLSIRTLKTIGFKPLLTAVLLWITISVGSLLYLIH, from the coding sequence ATGAAAAACTTAGCTCCTGACACAACTATCCGAAAAATTATTTTTATTGTACTGGCCGGTGTCTGCCTGACGCCGTTTATCACTTCTCCCATTGCCCTCGCCTTAGGTTTCGGATTGGCTGTGTTCATGGGAAATCCATTTGAAAAATATCTTCATCAATACATCCATTTACTGTTACAGGTCTCAATCGTAGGTTTGGGATTCGGGTTAAAACTTGATGAAGCACTTCATGCCGGAAAAACAGGATTGATGCTGACGGTAGTAAGTATTCTAACCGTTATGATCCTGGGTTATTTATTGGGCAGGTTATTTAAGCTTGAAAGGCCTTTATCTTATCTTCTCTCTGCCGGCACTGCTATTTGTGGCGGAAGTGCCATTGCAGCGGTCTCTCCTATCATTAAACCTGATACAAAGCAGATTTCCCTGGCATTGGCCATTGTTTTTACCTTAAACTCTATCGCTTTATTCATATATCCTGCTATCGGACATTTACTGAATCTTTCACAGGAGCAATTCGGGCTATGGTGTGCCGTTGGAATTCATGATACCAGTTCCGTAGTGGGAGCAGCAAGCAAGTATGGAAACGAAGCCTTAAAAATTGCCACAACAGTAAAGCTGGCCCGTGCATTATGGATCATTCCGGTTTCACTGATTACCATGTTTATCTTTAAAAATAAAGATTCAAAAATTAAAATCCCATGGTTCATCGGATATTTTATTCTTGCTATCCTGCTCAATACGTATTTTCCTTTTTTTGACCGTTTTAGTACCGGAATAACCGCTTTGGCAAAATCTGGGCTGAATCTGACTTTATTTTTTATTGGCTCAACCCTTTCCATCCGGACGTTAAAAACCATTGGATTTAAACCTTTACTGACTGCCGTGCTTCTCTGGATTACCATCAGTGTCGGCAGCTTACTATACCTTATTCATTAA
- a CDS encoding LysR family transcriptional regulator encodes MFDYRLKVFHTVASRLSFTKASEELHISQPAVTKHIKEIESQLSIRLFDRKGTSIQLTQSGKVLYEYAEKIRSLYRDLEFEISQMNQQHKGKLIIGASTTVAQYILPEILARFNTYYKDIKIELLTGNTEAISTLLKEEKIDLGIIEGESQSSYFDYKPFKADEIVLAAKANHPLSNKTLSIKDLYDIPLVFREQGSGTLEFIHNRLKEKGVNIQELNTVIQLGSSESIKNYLLYSDCMAFLSISTILNELKSNRLTVIDIRNFSIERNFHFILPKGEQSELIKLFLRFAE; translated from the coding sequence ATGTTCGATTACAGGTTAAAAGTATTCCATACAGTAGCTTCCCGATTAAGCTTTACTAAAGCATCGGAAGAACTTCATATCTCCCAGCCGGCTGTTACCAAACACATAAAGGAAATTGAAAGCCAATTAAGCATCAGATTATTTGATCGTAAAGGCACTTCCATCCAACTGACACAAAGTGGAAAGGTCTTATATGAATACGCTGAAAAAATAAGAAGCCTCTACCGGGACCTTGAATTTGAAATCAGTCAGATGAATCAGCAGCATAAAGGAAAATTGATCATTGGTGCCAGTACTACTGTTGCTCAATATATTTTACCGGAAATTTTAGCCAGATTCAATACATATTATAAAGATATTAAAATTGAGCTTCTTACCGGGAATACAGAAGCCATTTCCACTCTTCTGAAGGAAGAAAAAATTGACCTTGGTATTATTGAAGGGGAATCCCAGTCTTCGTATTTTGATTATAAACCATTTAAGGCAGATGAAATTGTATTGGCAGCAAAGGCAAACCACCCATTATCCAATAAAACCCTCAGCATAAAGGATCTGTATGACATCCCTCTGGTCTTTCGCGAACAAGGCTCCGGAACCCTGGAATTTATACATAACCGCTTGAAAGAAAAAGGTGTTAATATTCAGGAATTAAATACTGTTATACAACTGGGAAGCAGTGAAAGCATTAAAAACTATCTTCTCTATTCAGACTGTATGGCCTTTCTTTCTATCAGTACTATTTTGAATGAATTGAAAAGTAACCGCTTAACCGTTATTGATATCAGGAACTTCAGTATCGAAAGAAATTTCCATTTTATTCTTCCTAAAGGGGAGCAATCTGAATTGATAAAGCTTTTTTTAAGATTCGCAGAATAA
- a CDS encoding voltage-gated chloride channel family protein, with amino-acid sequence MSKNQRTLGKKAIFHTHFFFRKFPALPYIAKWLCISIIVGILVGTASAGFLVSLEWATHFRENHLWMIALLPLVGFLIGLLYYYWGKDVEAGNNLLIDNIHDPKGIIPFKMAPFVYLGTIATHLFGGSAGREGTALQMAGAIADQLSTPFRLDRNERKILIIAAIAAGFGSVFGTPLAGAVFGLEVFLIGRIRYNAIFPAFASAILADWMTSLWQVKHTRYHIDFIPKLEFLPVLYSILAGVAFGICAAIFSKLIHWAGSIFKSKIKYPPLRPVAGGIIVVLAVFAMGTTRYIGLGVPVILESFEKQLPFYDFALKMIFTIITLSAGFKGGEVTPLFFIGATLGSALSLWIPLPFGLLAGMGFVAVFAGATNTPLACMLMGIELFGAECGVYVAIACVVSYLLSGHNSIYTKQKIGEAKNRRYANQQDRSVSDFL; translated from the coding sequence ATGTCAAAAAATCAACGGACACTTGGTAAAAAAGCAATTTTTCACACCCATTTTTTCTTCAGAAAATTTCCGGCGTTGCCTTATATTGCAAAATGGCTTTGTATAAGCATTATTGTAGGGATATTGGTAGGGACCGCCTCTGCAGGATTTTTAGTATCCCTGGAATGGGCCACTCATTTCAGGGAAAACCATCTCTGGATGATTGCCTTACTTCCCCTGGTGGGTTTCCTGATCGGTCTTTTATATTATTATTGGGGGAAAGATGTAGAAGCGGGAAACAATCTACTTATTGATAATATTCACGATCCGAAAGGAATAATCCCGTTTAAGATGGCTCCTTTTGTCTATCTGGGAACTATAGCCACCCATCTGTTCGGTGGCTCGGCAGGGCGTGAAGGAACAGCCCTTCAAATGGCCGGAGCCATTGCAGACCAGCTGAGCACACCATTCAGGCTGGACAGAAATGAAAGAAAGATATTAATTATTGCCGCCATTGCAGCAGGTTTTGGATCTGTCTTCGGAACGCCTTTGGCGGGTGCTGTTTTCGGACTTGAAGTTTTTCTGATCGGAAGAATCCGCTATAATGCTATTTTTCCCGCTTTTGCTTCAGCTATACTGGCTGATTGGATGACCAGCCTCTGGCAGGTAAAACACACCCGTTATCATATCGATTTTATCCCCAAACTGGAATTTTTGCCCGTTCTATACAGTATTTTAGCAGGAGTTGCTTTTGGGATCTGTGCCGCAATTTTCAGCAAGCTTATTCATTGGGCTGGTTCAATTTTTAAATCTAAAATTAAGTATCCGCCTCTTCGCCCGGTAGCAGGAGGAATCATTGTTGTTTTAGCCGTTTTTGCCATGGGAACTACGAGATATATCGGGCTGGGGGTTCCCGTTATCCTGGAATCTTTCGAAAAACAGCTACCGTTTTATGATTTTGCCCTGAAAATGATCTTTACCATTATCACATTATCTGCAGGATTTAAGGGCGGTGAAGTTACTCCCTTATTCTTTATCGGAGCTACCTTGGGAAGCGCATTGTCTTTATGGATTCCTTTACCTTTCGGGCTTCTGGCAGGAATGGGATTCGTGGCGGTATTTGCAGGAGCCACAAATACCCCGCTGGCTTGTATGCTCATGGGAATTGAATTATTTGGTGCCGAATGCGGGGTGTATGTAGCGATTGCCTGTGTGGTATCCTATCTTCTTTCCGGGCATAATAGCATTTATACAAAACAAAAAATCGGTGAAGCTAAAAACAGAAGGTATGCAAACCAGCAGGACAGGTCGGTTTCAGATTTTTTGTAA
- a CDS encoding serine hydrolase domain-containing protein — translation MTRILVASGFILLILFACKRKTEKEVVLDFYEKGKLNGTVLIVKEGKVVCDTALGYKSFEDKLPLTKDTPFCIASISKPFTAAAIMLLQQEHLLSYDDKAIRYVPDLPVYAQNVSIRQLLNHTSGLADYENVLMVNRKITNDDVLDFLKKQSGLRFPSGSQFEYSNSAYTILGRIIEAVSGQSYKRFIQDKIFTPLKMRHSFVYDAETIPPADRAKAYDADKKPDDYYLLTTGDGSIYSTTGDLYKFDQALRKHQLLNDENSKEMYKLPALKDGKPGQYGFGWYVSDQAVMHTGGVNGFRSIMWRDLGANTCVIALSSMGDAFPVYKFLDEEKKVLKRNK, via the coding sequence ATGACCAGAATATTAGTTGCTTCCGGTTTTATTTTGTTAATTCTATTTGCCTGTAAAAGAAAGACAGAAAAAGAAGTCGTCCTTGATTTTTATGAAAAAGGGAAACTTAATGGTACTGTTCTTATAGTAAAAGAAGGAAAAGTTGTTTGCGATACTGCCTTAGGGTATAAAAGCTTTGAAGATAAACTTCCTTTAACAAAAGACACTCCATTTTGTATTGCTTCCATTAGCAAACCCTTTACAGCAGCTGCCATCATGCTTTTACAGCAGGAGCATTTGTTGTCCTATGATGATAAAGCTATTCGCTACGTTCCGGATCTTCCTGTCTATGCGCAAAATGTGAGTATACGTCAACTGCTTAATCATACTTCAGGTTTGGCAGATTATGAAAACGTTTTGATGGTAAACCGTAAAATTACCAATGATGACGTTTTGGACTTTCTGAAAAAACAGTCAGGATTGAGATTTCCTTCAGGCAGCCAATTTGAATATAGCAATAGCGCATATACAATACTGGGAAGGATTATAGAGGCTGTGTCGGGACAATCTTACAAAAGATTTATTCAGGACAAAATTTTTACACCTTTGAAGATGCGGCATTCTTTTGTCTACGATGCAGAGACCATTCCACCTGCTGATAGGGCTAAAGCGTATGATGCGGATAAAAAACCGGATGATTATTATCTTTTGACTACCGGAGACGGAAGTATCTATTCTACAACCGGGGACTTGTACAAATTCGATCAGGCCTTAAGAAAACATCAGCTATTGAATGATGAAAATTCTAAGGAAATGTATAAACTGCCGGCTTTAAAAGATGGAAAGCCCGGTCAATATGGTTTTGGATGGTATGTTTCAGATCAGGCAGTAATGCATACAGGGGGAGTAAATGGCTTCAGGAGTATCATGTGGCGGGATCTCGGAGCCAATACCTGTGTTATTGCACTAAGCAGCATGGGAGATGCTTTTCCGGTATATAAATTTCTTGATGAAGAAAAGAAAGTATTGAAAAGGAATAAGTAA
- a CDS encoding GLPGLI family protein has translation MKIVFTLSALFITIIMQSQTHRFIYQLQYKMDSTETGHEKLNMILDIGPREVKFYGQDLAIRDSLNKKFGMNASYTDMTGQVVKRKINSFDNENYINIKNGYYSFKTTDKINWNILDETKKTEGYTLQKATTRFGGRNWTAWFCKDIPFSEGPFKFRGLPGLIFELSDTKKNFIYNLVKIRKLPDTFSTEDFLESNFGNKAIPINEKQKHKLIMEFYNDPFAFERNNFSKNNNDLKININGKEIRNVDELNTQTKSMQEVIRKYNNPIEIDKAMHYPQ, from the coding sequence ATGAAAATTGTTTTCACTTTATCTGCCCTGTTCATTACTATTATAATGCAATCCCAAACGCATCGGTTTATTTATCAGCTGCAATATAAAATGGATTCAACAGAAACCGGTCATGAAAAGCTCAATATGATTCTGGATATCGGCCCCAGGGAGGTGAAGTTCTACGGTCAGGATCTTGCAATCAGAGACTCTTTAAACAAGAAGTTTGGAATGAATGCAAGCTATACGGATATGACCGGACAGGTAGTGAAAAGAAAAATCAATTCTTTTGATAATGAAAATTACATCAACATCAAAAACGGATATTATTCTTTTAAAACAACGGACAAAATCAACTGGAACATTTTAGATGAAACGAAAAAGACAGAAGGTTACACCTTACAAAAAGCCACTACCCGGTTTGGAGGAAGAAACTGGACAGCTTGGTTTTGTAAAGATATTCCCTTCAGTGAGGGACCTTTTAAGTTCCGCGGATTGCCAGGTTTAATATTCGAATTGTCTGATACTAAGAAAAACTTTATCTATAACCTGGTAAAAATCCGTAAGCTTCCCGATACCTTTTCTACTGAAGACTTCCTGGAATCCAATTTCGGGAATAAAGCCATTCCCATTAATGAAAAGCAGAAACACAAATTGATTATGGAGTTTTATAATGATCCGTTTGCATTCGAAAGAAACAATTTCAGTAAGAACAATAATGATTTAAAAATCAATATCAACGGAAAGGAGATACGGAACGTGGATGAACTTAACACCCAAACCAAAAGCATGCAGGAAGTGATCAGAAAATATAATAACCCGATTGAGATCGATAAGGCAATGCATTATCCGCAATAG
- a CDS encoding acyl-CoA thioesterase, whose protein sequence is MQNKPITFQFISEPSDVNYGGNVHGGSVMKWIDQAGYACATTWSGNYSVTVYVGGIRFYEPIKIGEVVKVDAQVIYTGTSSMHIAINVFSRNLKQPTFDKKTHCIIVFVAVDENGKKLPVPKWIPTTEEEKQQEQYAKRLMELRTQIEDEMKPFL, encoded by the coding sequence ATGCAGAACAAACCTATTACGTTTCAGTTTATTTCAGAGCCTTCAGATGTTAATTACGGAGGAAATGTACATGGCGGAAGCGTTATGAAATGGATTGACCAGGCAGGTTATGCCTGTGCAACAACATGGAGTGGAAATTATTCAGTGACAGTATATGTAGGAGGAATACGGTTTTATGAACCTATTAAAATCGGTGAAGTGGTAAAAGTAGACGCACAGGTGATCTACACCGGAACTTCAAGTATGCATATTGCCATCAATGTTTTCTCCAGAAACCTGAAACAACCAACTTTTGATAAAAAAACACATTGCATTATTGTATTTGTAGCCGTAGATGAAAACGGTAAAAAGCTTCCGGTCCCTAAATGGATTCCTACTACAGAAGAGGAAAAACAGCAGGAGCAGTACGCCAAACGCCTGATGGAACTGAGAACCCAAATTGAAGATGAAATGAAACCTTTTCTGTAG
- a CDS encoding arsenate reductase family protein: MKKVFYLNTCDTCRKILAQFDLTDWELREIKKEPITKEELSEMHKRTKSYEALFSKKSTQIKLRGLDVKSLTEKDFKELLLDHYTFLKRPVFLTDKEIFVGNDKKNVEALQEFFGVN, translated from the coding sequence ATGAAGAAAGTATTTTATCTTAATACCTGTGATACCTGCAGAAAGATTTTAGCACAATTTGACCTTACAGATTGGGAACTTCGGGAGATTAAGAAAGAACCCATCACGAAAGAAGAGCTTTCTGAAATGCATAAAAGAACAAAATCCTATGAAGCACTGTTCAGTAAAAAATCTACCCAGATCAAGCTGAGGGGACTGGATGTAAAATCTTTAACTGAAAAAGATTTTAAAGAATTATTACTGGATCATTATACCTTCTTGAAAAGGCCTGTTTTCCTTACTGATAAAGAGATATTTGTAGGTAATGATAAGAAGAATGTGGAGGCTTTACAGGAATTTTTTGGTGTAAATTAA
- the gcvT gene encoding glycine cleavage system aminomethyltransferase GcvT encodes MKKTALYDKHVSLGAKIVPFAGFEMPVQYSGVTEEHFAVREKAGLFDVSHMGQFFIEGPGSKDLLQLVTTNNVDALENGKAQYSCLPNENGGIVDDLIVYKMEDDKYFVVVNASNIDKDWNHISKYNTFGAKMTNASDEMSLLAIQGPKATEILQKLTEVNLSEIPYYHFTVGSVAGVNNVIISNTGYTGSGGFEIYFSNEHAEKLWDEIIKAGEAEGIIPCGLAARDTLRLEKGFCLYGNDIDDTTSPIEAGLGWITKFDKDFVSKDVFAKQKEEGVTRKLVGFELQDKGVPRHDYPVVDAEGNIIGKVTSGTQSPMKKIGLGLAYVDKPYFKLGSEIFIQVRNKNIPAKVVKAPFV; translated from the coding sequence ATGAAGAAAACAGCCTTGTACGACAAACATGTTTCTTTGGGAGCTAAGATCGTACCTTTCGCAGGTTTTGAAATGCCTGTACAATATTCAGGAGTAACGGAAGAGCATTTTGCAGTAAGAGAAAAAGCAGGATTATTTGATGTTTCCCATATGGGACAGTTTTTCATTGAAGGCCCGGGCTCGAAAGATCTTTTACAGCTGGTAACTACCAATAATGTAGATGCTCTTGAAAACGGTAAGGCACAATATTCTTGTCTTCCCAATGAGAATGGAGGAATTGTGGATGATCTTATCGTTTACAAAATGGAGGATGACAAATACTTCGTGGTTGTGAATGCTTCAAATATTGATAAAGACTGGAATCATATTTCAAAATACAATACTTTCGGAGCTAAAATGACCAATGCTTCTGATGAGATGTCATTGCTGGCTATCCAGGGCCCTAAGGCTACGGAGATTCTTCAAAAACTTACGGAAGTAAATCTTTCAGAAATTCCTTACTATCATTTTACAGTAGGAAGTGTTGCCGGAGTAAACAACGTTATTATTTCCAACACAGGATATACAGGAAGCGGGGGTTTTGAAATTTATTTCAGCAATGAACACGCAGAAAAACTTTGGGATGAAATCATCAAAGCAGGTGAAGCAGAAGGAATTATTCCTTGCGGATTAGCTGCCAGAGATACTTTAAGACTGGAAAAAGGATTCTGTCTGTACGGAAATGACATTGATGATACTACCTCTCCAATTGAAGCGGGGTTAGGATGGATCACCAAGTTTGACAAAGATTTTGTTTCTAAAGATGTGTTTGCCAAGCAAAAAGAGGAAGGGGTTACCAGAAAACTTGTAGGCTTTGAGCTTCAGGATAAAGGGGTTCCAAGACATGATTACCCTGTTGTGGATGCAGAAGGAAACATTATCGGAAAAGTAACTTCAGGAACACAGTCTCCGATGAAAAAAATAGGTTTAGGACTTGCTTATGTAGACAAACCTTATTTCAAACTGGGTTCTGAAATCTTCATCCAGGTAAGAAATAAAAACATTCCTGCAAAAGTAGTAAAAGCTCCTTTTGTATAA
- the idi gene encoding isopentenyl-diphosphate Delta-isomerase, whose amino-acid sequence MEEFVVLVNPEDKVLGLMEKQQAHINGLLHRAFSVFLFNGKGEMLLQKRASGKYHSPNQWTNAVCSHPRDGETYLDGARRRLKEELGIDAELSEKFSFIYKADVGGGLWEHELDHVFVGTYESEFHLNKDEVEEIRFISLENLDREIAAHPENFTEWFKIILEEYKHHF is encoded by the coding sequence ATGGAAGAATTTGTAGTTTTAGTAAATCCTGAAGATAAAGTTTTGGGACTGATGGAAAAACAGCAGGCTCACATCAATGGCCTGTTGCATCGTGCTTTTTCTGTATTCCTGTTCAATGGTAAAGGTGAAATGCTTCTCCAGAAAAGAGCATCAGGAAAATATCATTCTCCCAACCAATGGACCAATGCTGTATGTTCGCATCCGAGAGACGGGGAAACTTATCTTGATGGTGCCCGTCGAAGATTGAAAGAGGAACTGGGTATTGATGCGGAACTTTCAGAAAAATTCAGTTTCATTTATAAGGCGGATGTAGGAGGCGGCCTTTGGGAGCACGAGCTGGACCATGTATTTGTAGGCACCTATGAATCGGAATTTCACCTGAACAAAGATGAAGTAGAAGAAATAAGATTTATTTCCCTTGAAAACCTGGACCGGGAAATAGCTGCCCACCCCGAAAATTTTACAGAATGGTTCAAAATCATTCTTGAAGAATATAAACACCATTTTTAA
- a CDS encoding LNS2 domain-containing protein codes for MELEYIEHISPVLKDGIKNYLIDIDGTITDDVPNEEPERMVTCEPYPDALETINKWYDEGHQICFFTSRTENLKQITIDWLDKHGFKYHSVLCGKPRGGNYHWIDNHLVRATRYKGRFTDLVEKQVTIEVFKEDGE; via the coding sequence ATGGAATTAGAGTACATAGAACACATCAGTCCTGTTCTCAAGGATGGAATAAAAAACTACTTAATAGACATAGACGGAACCATTACCGATGACGTTCCTAATGAAGAACCGGAAAGAATGGTTACCTGCGAGCCCTATCCCGATGCATTGGAAACGATCAATAAATGGTATGATGAAGGGCATCAGATCTGTTTTTTTACTTCAAGGACCGAAAATCTGAAACAAATTACAATAGATTGGCTGGATAAGCACGGGTTTAAATACCATAGTGTGCTCTGCGGAAAACCAAGAGGCGGAAATTACCACTGGATAGATAACCACCTGGTAAGAGCTACAAGATACAAAGGAAGGTTTACAGATCTTGTAGAAAAGCAGGTAACTATTGAAGTATTCAAAGAAGACGGAGAATAA
- a CDS encoding D-2-hydroxyacid dehydrogenase: MKVLANDGLDQSGIDALTEKGFEVITTKVPQEFLVDYINEHKIRTLLVRSATQVRKDIIDGCPSIDIIGRGGVGMDNIDVDYAREKGIHVINTPSASSESVAELVFAHLFSGARFLQDSNRKMPLVGDTEFAALKKAYTAGIELRGKTIGIIGMGRIGQEVARIALGLGMRVVAADNNVGRASIKVKFYNNQFINVDIETEPLQDVLKHSDFITLHVPAQKDGYMIGKNEFELMKDGVAIVNCSRGGVIDEVALIEALDSGKVKFAGLDVFINEPTPSKAVLTHSKISLTPHTGASTLEAQDRIGLSLAEQISSILQIH; encoded by the coding sequence ATGAAAGTTTTAGCAAACGACGGCCTGGATCAATCAGGAATTGATGCATTAACAGAGAAAGGCTTTGAAGTCATTACTACGAAAGTTCCGCAGGAATTTTTGGTAGATTACATTAATGAGCATAAAATCCGTACTTTACTGGTAAGAAGTGCAACACAGGTAAGGAAAGATATTATTGACGGTTGTCCTTCGATTGATATTATCGGAAGAGGTGGAGTAGGCATGGATAATATCGATGTGGATTATGCAAGAGAAAAAGGAATTCATGTAATCAATACTCCGTCGGCTTCTTCGGAATCGGTTGCTGAACTTGTTTTTGCCCATTTGTTTTCAGGAGCAAGATTTCTTCAGGATTCCAACAGAAAAATGCCTTTAGTAGGAGATACAGAATTTGCTGCCCTTAAAAAAGCTTATACTGCCGGCATTGAACTGAGAGGGAAGACAATCGGAATTATCGGTATGGGAAGAATAGGACAGGAAGTGGCAAGAATTGCTTTGGGACTGGGCATGAGAGTAGTGGCAGCTGATAATAATGTAGGAAGAGCCAGCATCAAAGTAAAATTTTATAATAATCAGTTTATCAATGTAGATATAGAAACGGAACCTTTACAGGACGTTTTAAAACATTCAGATTTTATTACATTGCATGTTCCCGCTCAGAAAGACGGATATATGATTGGAAAAAATGAATTTGAGTTGATGAAAGATGGGGTTGCTATTGTAAACTGCTCCCGAGGAGGAGTAATAGATGAGGTTGCCTTGATTGAAGCTCTTGATTCCGGTAAAGTGAAATTTGCGGGACTGGATGTTTTTATTAATGAACCTACTCCGTCTAAAGCTGTTCTTACCCATTCCAAAATCTCTCTCACTCCCCATACAGGGGCCTCTACTCTTGAAGCCCAGGATAGGATAGGACTTTCCCTGGCAGAGCAGATTTCGAGTATCTTACAAATTCATTAA
- the mscL gene encoding large conductance mechanosensitive channel protein MscL: MGFIKEFKEFAFKGNVIDLAVGVIIGAAFGKIVTSLVEDVITPLLLNPALKAAGAENISKLSWNGVAYGNFLSAVISFLCIAMVLFWLIKGANKISKKEEPAPAGPTEEQKLLAEIRDLLKNKQ; encoded by the coding sequence ATGGGATTTATTAAGGAATTTAAAGAGTTTGCTTTTAAAGGCAATGTAATTGATCTGGCGGTCGGTGTTATCATTGGTGCAGCATTCGGTAAAATTGTGACGTCTTTGGTAGAAGATGTTATTACACCTTTGCTTCTAAACCCTGCATTAAAGGCAGCTGGTGCAGAAAACATCTCCAAGCTGTCATGGAATGGAGTGGCTTACGGAAACTTCCTTTCTGCAGTAATCAGTTTTCTGTGTATCGCTATGGTATTGTTCTGGCTCATTAAAGGGGCAAACAAGATCAGTAAAAAAGAGGAGCCTGCTCCGGCTGGGCCTACAGAAGAGCAAAAATTGCTGGCTGAGATCAGAGACCTTTTAAAAAATAAACAATAA